The window TCATTTTTGTGtcatttatacatatataatcACGTGAACATTACTTAACACGATTATGACATGATAACATGTTTTGACACCCCTAACCAAGTTATACATAGCAATTAAGAAAGACAATTGTGGAACGGAAAAATTAATGTTTCGAGAGAGAAATATTAAGAATAAATTAGTCATTTAAACGATTCATATCCAAAGAACTGAGAGAGTATTTTCACATTAATACAGAACTCATCAAGCAACATGTAATGAAAGATCTTAACAAGCCTAATCTAATTGAATTTTCACAAAATCATGTCATCTTTTGATCTAAAATATGCATTTTGGACCAGAACTAgtaacaaaaacaacaaatctTACTCTTTCAAATTATGAACAGATGTGGTATGATATATCTCAAAAACAGCTGTGGTAAATTCTACTTCTAATTCATTCATGGATCTCCATCAACAAACTCTACTTCTAATTCATTCATGGATCTCCATCAACGACAAAAAATCCGCCTAAGCTCGAGACCTGGAGATAAAAATATTTGACATTTTTCGAGTAAAGTATAACAGTCTCGCCTAATACCAAATACCATATAGATATTATTCTGTTTGGTCCAAGTCCCATTTCATGGACCTCACAACTTTCACACACGTCCAAATGTATTCGAAACACAATCAACAAATATAGCAGTTCACTGCTATCCCATTGTCATCCCTTAACATAGCATGACTAAAACACGATCACCCGAACCACTAAAAAAACGTAATACAATTAGCGATGAATATCAAGTGTAGACAAAGCCAACAAAATGGGAGTTTAATCATACCTGTGTGGCGAACTTCTCAAAACCTCAATCCCTAGTTCTAAAAAGGGTAGCATAATCAAGTGAAAGATCTACTTCATCATCTGAGCCAGAGGAACTGGAACTATCATCCCCAAGCTCACTAAGTATCTTCAACAGTTTGGAAGACATTTCACCTTTTCCAGCATAACTAGTTTGCAAAATCGGCGCTGCAGGCTCCTCAATTTTTACTTGCTTACCTCTCTCAGTAGGACGGCCATCCTCCACATCCACAGAAGAACCCAATTTGGGTTTGCACACTGCTGGCTCATTTTCAACAATATAATTCGCAGAATCTGCTTCGTCTTTGCACACTGCTGGCTCATTTTCAACAACATATTTCGCAGAATCTGCTTTGTGCAAGTGAACTTCGGTCACTATCCCTCTTGCACTTTCAGGTGAAGCAGATTCATCTTCGATTTCAACAATGTTTTCTGATAAAGGTCTCCAATTGTCTGCAACCAAAATTTAGGACATCAAAGATATAACAATCAAATGTGAGCAAACGTAAATTCAAAATCGGTGCTGCAGGCGAACGATGCTCCACAGGAGCAGCAAAAGGCGCAGGCTCCTCAATTTTTACTTGCTTACCTCTCTCAGTAGGACGGCCATCCTCCACATCCACAGAAGAACCCAATTTGCGTTTGCGCACTGCTGGCTCATTTTCAACAATATAATTCGCAGAATCTGCTTTGTCTTTGCACACTGCTGGCTCATTTTCAACAACATATTTCGCAGAATCTGCTTTGTGCAAGTGAACTTCGGTCACTATCCCTCTTGCACTTTCAGGTGAAGCAGATTCACCGTCGATTTCAACAATGTTTTCTGATAAAGGTCTCCAATTGTCTGCAAACAAAATTTAGGACATCAAAGATATAACAATCAAATGTGAGCAAACATAAATTCAATCAAGTGCTTACTAATTACCTGTATATACAACAACCTATAACTCACTTAGACATGGAGGATTTTAGAAAAATAGTGTTTACTTTCTGTAAAATCAGTACTTATTCATAGGGTTGTCAATTTCTCACATGACAATACCATTTACATATAGACAACTCCCTTGACACAATTATCATATTTACAAGTATTGCTATATTATTCTCGTACATGATTAAATGTCGCCATTAACAAAGGAGTAAAATTACATGTGACCCACGAAAATGACACAAACCAGATTTGATTGGATTGACATGTAATTATACAAAAGATTTGAATTGAATTAGGGTTGATTCATTTGCCACTAACTGAGTATTTGACACAAAACGAACACGATCCACTTCCAGGAATTAAATATTTATGAGTTAGGCACAAGCAAGCAAGCGATTTCTGTTTTAAATTTAAATCATATTACGCCTAAGCTCATGTTTGATTCGAATTGACACCCCCACCATGAGTTAGGCCTTTGTTTCAGTTTTATTACGAATTCGAATCGAACATGAGCTTCAATGGTTTTAAAATGGAAAATGGAAAATGAGATTCAAGCATTCTGCAATACCAATAGATAAAATGGAAAATGAGATTCAAGAATTCTGCAATACCTGCATTTTTGTCCGTATCGATTGCTTCAACACCCTTCTTCATTTCCAAGTCTTTCTCCAAACACAATGCCCTCTCCACCTTGAATTTCCCTTCGTTTTCTTCCACTCTCTTCAATAAGCCATCTCGCTCTTCCCTTAACCTCTGCAATTCTTCTAGCAACAATTTATTATCTCTATTCTTCCCCTCGATTTcggttttcaatttttcttctctgGATACTAAAATCTCTTCGACTTGAGTAAAATAGGAATTTTGAAACGCCGATTTCAAAGAAATCACCAGCTCCGACACCGTCATGCGTTCCAAACCCTCCTTAACCGCTCCAATTTTAGTTCGTCCAACCATTTTCGAAAGAGAAGATGAATGGCACAAACTGTGAAGTGAACCTCCCGAGAAATTTTACTCTACGCCAGGCATACCACCGAGAAAATGTGATGTGGTATGCCTGACCTCTTAAAAAGTGACAAGCGTAGAAAAAAATTTACAGCTAATTAAAAATTACAGGTActctttttaattaaaataaaaaaaccactCTCTATTCACGTCTCTTTCTCCATTCTTCCATATTTTTCTGCATCTAGATTTTTCTCAACTTTTCATCAAAACTAAAATCTTCTTCCAACCTTTCTTCAAAAGAAAATCTCTTCTCTCAACTCTATCTCTGCATCACTTCTAGAACACAACCGCCGACATACAATAAATTTTTCTGTTCGTTCTCCTGTTCACTTTCGTCGGTCGAACATCAGTGGTCTGTTCGATATCCACCAACTACCAGTTCGTCTCCTCCACCACCAACTCCATTTATCATTCTGtctactctttttctttttctcttctatTGTCGAATTAAACGACCCTACCACCTATGACCGACGacaaaaaagaagaagcaaGTTCCGGCGACGGCAAACTCAAAGGAATTGAAGATATCATTCATATTCGTAACCATCAACGAATTTTTCAGATTCATGTTTGCTGTCTACAGTAAAAACCCCTCATCAAAGGAAATAAGCTTTAGCTTTGACTTAATTTtaactgaatttttttttgtagtccTTCCGTAGGGACTTCATTTTTTTATGGGTTGAAGTGTTGCGGTTCCCCCAAATATAATTTGTGAAATAAGCACACCCATGTGTCTTATTGTGTTTTTGAGTTTTTCGAGTGAAAAACATctcacattgctttcaaagcattTAGTAGAGATGTTTATAAAGAAGGTCCTCACATActtataatattaattaaaaaaatatacattttatACCAACCCAACTTCAAgaggtacccacttttgtgaaagggtgatgACCTATCTAcatggttggccaccacacacGCGCGCCGTCCGACCGAACCGGACCGGGTTGGGTTGGTgtaaaatgtatatttttttaattaatattatttttaatttcggaaattaattttttatttaattattttttactctGATTCATTGTGAACGTTGTTCACAACGTCCATTTTTTCAGAACGTGTCTTCAGTCTCTTCCACCTTCCAGATTTTCCTCCTTCTCTttctccatgaaatcagagctcaaacagctcttttttcttgtataaataggtgatATGAGACTGCCTTCAAAACACAATTTACTTTCATTCATTCTTTAATTTTTCGAAACTAAGCAAGTAAACAGAGAGTGTATACAGAACGATTTTCGTACGGTGCAATACGAAAATCGTATttaagagggctgttttatcctggaggcgaccggagttcatactgtttgctaaattccggcagttccgcgaacgtcttaaagaaagcgacattgtccgcgactctgtccatttaattttgttcggtctgttcctattttctgagttcGAGCAACAACAATTTTAAGACGATTCAATTACTGCTGATGGCTACCGAACAATCAAATGGGATTGCTGAGATTAACAAACCATTCCGGTTTGAAGGAGCTCATTTCCGAAGATGGAGACAGAAGATGTTGTTCTACCTCACAACAAAGAAGGTAGCCTCTGTTCTGACTTCGGAAAAACCAATTGTTCCTGAAGATGGTGACGAGGCAGATGTTCGTGCTGCTGAGAGATGGacagaaaatgatttttttgtgcaaaaattatatactcAATGGACTGATTGACGATCTGTATGATTACTACACTGCTGAAGAAAAAACAGCAAAAGAAATTTGGGAAGCTCTGCAGAGGAAGTATGACACTGAGGAGGCCGGATCGAAAAAATACGTTGTAAGTCGCTACCT is drawn from Euphorbia lathyris chromosome 9, ddEupLath1.1, whole genome shotgun sequence and contains these coding sequences:
- the LOC136207046 gene encoding uncharacterized protein; translation: MVGRTKIGAVKEGLERMTVSELVISLKSAFQNSYFTQVEEILVSREEKLKTEIEGKNRDNKLLLEELQRLREERDGLLKRVEENEGKFKVERALCLEKDLEMKKGVEAIDTDKNADNWRPLSENIVEIDGESASPESARGIVTEVHLHKADSAKYVVENEPAVCKDKADSANYIVENEPAVRKRKLGSSVDVEDGRPTERDNWRPLSENIVEIEDESASPESARGIVTEVHLHKADSAKYVVENEPAVCKDEADSANYIVENEPAVCKPKLGSSVDVEDGRPTERGKQVKIEEPAAPILQTSYAGKGEMSSKLLKILSELGDDSSSSSGSDDEVDLSLDYATLFRTRD